From Pseudomonadota bacterium, one genomic window encodes:
- a CDS encoding ABC transporter permease — MAGEAPAFWPTFWQNRLAAAGAVVLVILLGLAIAGKVLTEWWIVFDTETIRLPDKFKPPFSEASLGMIPARDIPVFGHYFLGTDELGRDVFARMLQGSFVSLSIGFVAVGISVLIGTALGALAGFYGNLRLGIVTVDTLIMRFTDTMMCFPTFFLILTVVALLPPSIYNIMIVIGLTSWTGTARFVRAEFLSLRERDFVVAAQALGVPEIRIMFRHMLPNAMAPVLVSATIDVASAILTESALSFLGFGVQPPYATWGNILADGKDFIFDAPWLFFTPGFAILIVVLSFNLVGEGLREALNPGLRTRRT; from the coding sequence CTGGCCGGTGAAGCCCCGGCATTTTGGCCTACGTTTTGGCAAAACCGGCTGGCCGCGGCCGGCGCCGTCGTCCTCGTTATTCTCCTCGGGTTGGCGATCGCCGGAAAGGTGTTAACCGAGTGGTGGATCGTATTCGACACGGAAACGATTCGCTTGCCGGATAAATTTAAACCCCCATTCTCCGAGGCTTCATTAGGCATGATCCCCGCACGGGATATACCCGTATTCGGCCATTATTTTCTCGGCACCGACGAGCTCGGCCGCGATGTATTCGCGCGGATGTTGCAAGGCTCCTTTGTGTCGCTCTCAATCGGGTTCGTCGCCGTGGGGATTTCGGTGCTCATCGGCACCGCGCTCGGCGCGCTTGCCGGGTTTTACGGAAATCTGCGGCTCGGCATCGTTACGGTTGATACCTTGATAATGCGGTTTACCGATACCATGATGTGCTTCCCGACCTTTTTCCTTATTCTTACCGTGGTCGCGCTCTTGCCGCCGAGCATATACAACATCATGATCGTCATCGGGCTGACGAGCTGGACCGGCACGGCCCGCTTCGTACGGGCCGAGTTTCTGTCCCTGCGCGAGCGTGACTTCGTGGTGGCGGCCCAAGCGCTGGGCGTACCCGAGATCCGCATCATGTTCCGGCACATGCTCCCGAACGCGATGGCGCCGGTGCTGGTATCGGCCACCATCGACGTGGCCTCGGCGATCTTGACCGAGTCGGCGCTGAGCTTTCTCGGCTTCGGGGTACAGCCGCCCTACGCCACCTGGGGGAATATCCTGGCTGACGGCAAGGATTTCATTTTCGATGCGCCGTGGCTTTTTTTCACCCCCGGGTTCGCTATCCTCATCGTGGTTTTATCCTTTAACCTGGTGGGAGAGGGACTGCGGGAGGCGTTGAATCCGGGGCTGCGGACGCGGCGAACCTGA
- a CDS encoding DUF4242 domain-containing protein, with translation MPKYVIEREIPGAGKLSAQDLRAISQKSCGVLNGLGPQIQWVQSYVTGDKVYCVYIAPNEEMVREHARQGGFPANRVSEVASVIDPTTAEGG, from the coding sequence ATGCCTAAATACGTCATCGAACGCGAGATCCCCGGTGCGGGAAAACTTTCAGCGCAGGATTTGCGGGCGATCTCGCAGAAATCCTGCGGTGTCTTAAACGGGCTTGGACCTCAAATTCAATGGGTTCAGAGCTACGTGACCGGCGACAAGGTCTATTGTGTCTATATCGCGCCCAACGAGGAGATGGTGCGGGAACATGCCCGCCAAGGTGGCTTCCCCGCAAACCGGGTCTCGGAGGTGGCGTCGGTGATCGACCCAACGACCGCGGAAGGTGGTTGA
- a CDS encoding acetyl-CoA C-acetyltransferase: MTITNTRIPGRPVFIIDGSRTPFLKARAKPGPFTATELAIHAARPLLARQPFAPADFDEVIFGCIMPGPDEANIARVIALRLGCGDATPAWTVQRNCGSGMQAIDSAARDIASGQADLVLAGGTEAMSHAPVLFGNAMVAWLGQWSQARNVGQRFKALTQLRLGYLQPIIGLLRGLTDPVVGLSMGQTAEIVAHRFGISRETIDAYALESHQRLAQAQREGKLKEIETIYDWQGNYYDHDEGVRPDTTLEQLARLKPAFDRDFGKVTAGNSAQVTDGAACVILASESAVERHKLPVLGRIIDSEWAGLDPAQMGLGPVHAATPLLKRHGLSLADVEFWEINEAFAAQILACLAAWNDETYCREQLGLDQPMGVIARDRLNVDGGGVSMGHPVGTSGARIVLHLLRVLERNQAVRGVAALCIGGGQGGAMLIERQ, from the coding sequence ATGACCATTACCAATACACGCATACCGGGGCGGCCGGTGTTCATCATCGACGGCAGCCGCACACCTTTTCTCAAAGCACGCGCTAAGCCGGGACCGTTCACCGCCACCGAGCTTGCGATCCACGCCGCCCGGCCGCTGCTCGCGCGGCAGCCCTTCGCGCCGGCGGACTTCGACGAGGTCATCTTCGGTTGCATCATGCCGGGTCCCGATGAGGCCAATATCGCCCGGGTCATCGCTCTGCGTCTCGGCTGCGGGGATGCGACCCCGGCGTGGACGGTGCAGCGCAATTGCGGATCGGGGATGCAAGCCATCGACAGCGCCGCGCGCGACATCGCCTCGGGACAAGCCGACCTGGTGCTCGCGGGCGGCACCGAAGCCATGAGCCATGCTCCGGTGCTGTTTGGCAATGCGATGGTGGCCTGGCTCGGGCAATGGAGCCAGGCGCGCAACGTGGGACAGCGGTTCAAGGCGCTGACGCAGCTACGCTTGGGTTACTTGCAGCCCATCATTGGCCTGCTGCGAGGCTTGACCGATCCCGTGGTCGGCTTGTCGATGGGACAGACCGCCGAGATCGTAGCGCACCGCTTTGGGATCAGCCGTGAGACCATCGACGCCTATGCGCTCGAAAGCCATCAACGCCTCGCCCAAGCGCAGCGCGAGGGGAAGCTGAAAGAGATCGAAACCATCTACGATTGGCAGGGCAATTACTACGATCACGACGAAGGCGTGCGGCCGGATACGACCTTGGAGCAGCTCGCGCGCTTAAAACCCGCCTTTGATAGAGACTTCGGCAAGGTGACCGCCGGCAACAGCGCCCAGGTGACCGATGGGGCGGCCTGCGTGATCCTGGCGAGCGAGAGCGCTGTCGAACGTCACAAGCTTCCCGTGCTTGGGCGGATCATCGACAGTGAATGGGCCGGGCTGGACCCCGCCCAGATGGGGCTGGGCCCCGTCCACGCCGCGACACCGTTATTGAAGCGCCACGGCTTGAGCCTCGCCGATGTTGAATTCTGGGAAATCAACGAGGCCTTCGCGGCCCAGATCCTCGCCTGCCTCGCGGCCTGGAACGATGAAACGTATTGCCGCGAGCAGTTGGGCCTGGATCAACCGATGGGGGTAATCGCGCGCGATCGCCTGAACGTGGACGGCGGAGGCGTCAGCATGGGTCATCCTGTCGGGACGAGCGGCGCCCGCATCGTTTTGCATCTGCTGCGCGTCCTCGAGCGCAACCAAGCCGTCCGTGGCGTGGCCGCCCTTTGCATCGGCGGCGGTCAAGGAGGCGCGATGTTGATCGAGCGGCAATGA